Within Suricata suricatta isolate VVHF042 chromosome 12, meerkat_22Aug2017_6uvM2_HiC, whole genome shotgun sequence, the genomic segment GCTTGTGGGCTGGCCAGGGTTTGCAGAGATCTCCATCCCATGGATGCTGTGACCTTCCTTCCGTGGAGAGGCAGGCAGTGccaccagggaggaggggagctgCAAAGCTGAAATCTAGGGCGCTGtttcctccccatcctcctcttCATAGAGAATATAGATGtttgtcttgtctgtcttcaacctacttttcttcttttcctttttacatttcaCATCGTTTCTGTGCTGCCTCTCCACCCAGGAGACCATGTAGCATAGCGGAAAATGTCCTGGAGGGTATCTTGGCTCAGCCATGAGACATTGGACTAGCCccatcccacccacccacccttttgggcctcagtttccccacttacAAAATGAGCAAGATAAACCAGACGCTCTCCAGGATCTTTTCTCAGTCTGCTGTCGTTCagatcttcattttctcttattttgctttctcGGGATCTTTTCCATCTGAGGGTACAGGAAGTGCCAGGgcctgttttcagtttttgaatCCTGCAAGCACATTCCAAGACTGGCCTGCAATTGCATGAGCAACATcactctaaataattttttttttccaaagcaccTTACCAACCAATTGCGATGCTGTCCTGTTCCTTTTTActcacacccctccctcccctctcgtCCCGCGCTCCCCAACCTCAGTGCTCTGTGCTGTATGCGTGTGCTCTCTGTTCTTGTATActcaataaaagtgaaataaatgtgtTTGATGCTGAACCACGAACTGTcttggcatctctctctctctctctctctctctctctctctctctctttctgaccttggCTTCAGGTACAGGTTGGCATTGTGGGAAGGGCTAAACCTGGGGTGGAGATATCCCAACCTTGAACACAATCATTGAACCCATATTTGCAGCTTCCAGTGTGGCCCATATCTTGGGTTAGGTTCTGCAGTCACAACAGCAAATCAGGCAACGTTCCTGTCCTCCAGGAACTCTCATGCTAGTAGAGTGCAGGAAACAGACAACACAACCGGCAAGCAGTCAGACCATTCCAGAGTGATCGGCACCGGGAAGGAAATGCACAGAGGAAGGAGATGGTTGCTGAGGGAGACCTCTTTAAGTAAGGTGGCCAGTTATGGCCTCCCTGCAGAAGAGCTGCATGAAGAGAAAGATCCAGGTAAGGTGAGGAACTTGGGCAAGAACATGCCAGGCAGCAGGAAAAAGCACATGGGCCCCAGGATGCAGAGGGGCTTGGTATACTGAAGAACAGCATGACCCCTCCGCTTTCGGAAAGAAGACCACCTGCATTGGGATCTCTTCCTCCAACCCTTCTCCATGGGAGCCTAGTGGATAATGTATACAGCAGTCCCAAGCTTCAGCTTTTGCCCACCGCCATATGTGTTGCCATATCCCTATATGTGCCACCTGTCCCATTATTGACTTCTTTAAACTGACtctgtaaatatatgtgtaaagGAAACGATATTACTTCATAAATGGGAAACTAGTGTCACTTGCCAAAGAAGTGAGGTGTTCataaaagtaaatgcaaaaatgtaaaataaaaaatccataaGTTATGTAAAACTTAAACTCACTTCTTGGGCTACCTGAGTTGCATGTATATcacactttcctttttatttatggtGACACCCCAGACTGCTGGTGACACCCCAGACTACCTTTCTTTATTGCCCAAAATCTTGCAAGAGCCACTGCTAACAATTGGATCCATTTCCCCCCTGTTCTTTTTGCAGTTATGTGTCTCTATTTAGAGTTTAAGTCACCTGGTATATACCATTCCAAAGactattttaaatgcaatttccAAGAATTTCCCAGTAATTTTGAAtactaaatactatttttttctttttaaaggtaatttGTTAAATGGGACAAAATGCTGTTCAATGAAAGCTGGTTCTTCAACCCTCTCCAGACTCCTGTCCATTGTCAGGGGCAATTGCTGTCAGGAGCCTTGTGAACCCTTCCATGAATTTTTCCTGGATGTCTCCTTTAGCTATCCGTCACCCATGGAGTTCTGGAATAGGACATGGTTTGCATATATTGGCCCCCACACACTCTGGATCTGAATCTCTATCTCCCATAAATagagtcagcctctgtgctgcttGGGAGTAACCTGGGGTTCATTTATCTAGTTCAGTGGCTCTCAGAGTGGGGGTGTagttctgcccccaccccaccccagggaacatttagcaatgtctgaagacatttttggttgtcacaactaaggcgtgctactggcatctattgggtagaggccagggatgctgttaaacatcccacaatgcacaggacagctcccacaacaaagaatgatctggTCTGAAATGTCAATAATATCGAAGTTATATTTGGATGGAGATGTGGCCCATGAGGTGGGATTCCAGGGCCACCATCTGTAGCTTCCATGCCCATAATTCAGTGCCCTGGAGTCTCTGAGAAAACGGTGAGCCCAACTGGAATGGGGAGCTCTGAAACCAGACTGTGGAGCTCAGCACCTAATATTGGGAATAAGGAAGGCCAGAGGGAGCTGAGCTTCATCATGCAGGAAATGGAAGTGACACAACAGGCTGAGATTGACATGCATGACTGTGACTGATGGAGGCCATCTCTGGTTAATCCTGCAGCAGCTTATTGTGATTAACCATGACTTCAAGGCCCAGTCTAGTCTGCAACCCACTAAGAGATGCGTTTTGGCTGAGACAGATTGGTGTGTCTGGCTGTCACTGAGGAAGTGTGACAGACTAGCTAAGCAGCGGCACAGGGATAGGAACAGCAGGTCAGACCTTGGTTTGCATCCTAGCCCTGCCACTCTCCAGCTgtgtaacttctctgagcctcagttttctcttctgtaagttGGGAATACTAATACCTACTTACTAGGGTTAATGTAAGGCTTGGAAGTCATATAAGGATGACCTGCTCTATGGATTTGGGGCTTACCTAGCCAGCCCTCACAATCACATAAGACAATTCTTTGCACTAAATCTCTTAATACAATTCTCTTACTGGTTCTGCTTCTTTGGTTGAACCCTGAGTGATACAACCACCCAGCACAGAGCTAGGCCCCCAAATAGAATCCATTTATTAATACTGTCATTAATTAAACTTGATCTATCTCTACATCTTCATCTGTATGTATATCTAGCTAGCTATCCAGCTGAACCTTTGCATCTGGAGCTTCCTACTAGGTTCCAGAGAAACAATAGAGACCAAGACCATCAAGTTCCCGTCTGTAGCCTCCACCGCCTGAGGACACTAGGCTATTGTGGCTGGAGGGGTCCATGTGGAGGCTACCGTGGCTGAGACTGGCTCCTCTCCACCCTGGGGGCTGGATTTCTGACAATCTCCTCTAGGACTCAGCGTGGTTGGAAGCTGAGACTGGGAGCTGATGGGACAGCGGTGACACTCTGGTAGAAACTGGCTGGCCGGGACCGtcactgagcatctgactgtggctacTGGGCAGTCATGATCTTGACCCTAGCTTCAGCGACAGTGACTGAGACCAAAGGACCAGTGCTGGTGGATTTGTTTCTGGAGCAGGGTATGCATAGTTTGGTGAAAGTTGTTACCGACGGCTCAGGGGCTTAAACGTGTAAGTTAAAGTGGCAAAAGGCAACATTTGATAGGGCGGAACCTGCAGGCACGGACCGTTCTTACGGAGACCAAGAGCTCTGCCGGGCCGCTTTCCCCGTCGCTCCCGTCCCGCGCCAAAGCGCGAGAGTTTCCGGTGCGTTTCCCCGGTGCCTGAGAGTGGGGAGAGTCCGAAGTTGGTGAGTGTGGCGTCCTGGCCGGTTTGAACTCCTCTGCCTTCGTTGTCTGTGCGGCCCGGGCACCCTATTCCGGGCTCGGGATCGCGGAGTGCCCCGAAGTGGGGCCACTCGCCGGGACACACGCGTCCTGGTGTCTGGGCCGGTGGTGGGACCCTGGTGGTTCTGCCGGCCTTTATCTCTGAGAGACACCGCCAGTACTTCCTGGGGCACCCGGGGgtaactttgcttttttttccctaactttAGAACTTGGGGGCTGGAGACTGTGGCTGCCTCCGACATGGTTATGACCGACTCTGTAATTTTGGGTAAGGTATTTGCCCAAACCGACCCTTtgtttctcatctacaaaatggacaTCATGTGTTTATTCAGTAAATGCTTATCAAGCATCTAACATGTGCTAGAGGGACAAAAAGACTCAAGTCTCAAGGGGGTGACACCCCTCTATTAAACATAGGCAAACTTGCAGCctgataaatgaaatggaaaggcACAAGGTGCCTTGAGAGTGTACCACTGGGTACCTAATCTAGCCCCGGGTCAAGGAAGCTGGACTGAGGAAACGACAATTGTGCTGAGATCCGAAAAACGATttgaggaagaggggaggaagagttTTCTATCCAGAGAGACTTCCTGGTTGAGGGTCTaaaagaggccagtgtggctggaacagaGCTTGCGGGTGCGAGGGGTGCTGTGGTGTGAAACAGTCTGGAGGAGTCGCCAGGGGCCAGGCGGCACAGACCTTGTAGGTTTTGTAGGTCACTGTAAGACTTCTGGTTTTCCAGGAGAGAAACCACTCAGATGGCATTAAGTGTGCTTAGATTGGCACTTCGAAAAGTTCGTTCTGGCTGTTGGATGGAGATCGGATTGGAGGGGCAGGCACTCTTTGGGTGAGGGACAGGTAACTTGGAGGAAGGAcatggcagagagaagcagacggATGTGACTTTCTGCATTCCAGGGCATTTTCTCCATGCCAGGCCATGTGCCAGCTGCTCAAGATACAGTGAAGAGAATTACAGGCTGGTGGAAATAGAATAAAGGAATGTCATTATCAAGGAGGAGCACACAGAGACCCCAAGGGAAAATCGCTGGTTGATGAACACTTATTCTGAATGCAGTAGGTCTTCATTTAGCAGGTATTTATTAAGTATCTTCTGAATTCAGGGCTGGGAATAAGATTTTGATGCTGCAAGTTATTTAGCAGTGGCATTCAGACTCTCTTCACTGTGACCTACAGTAACAAATACATTTTACCTCACAAACACAAAACTTCAGAATAAGTTATCTTTATTACTCATGATgcactctgatttttttaaaattctgttttcatttaaaagaaataatgctcATTGAGACTCTACATTACTTTCTTGACCCATTAATGAGTTGTGATTTGcagtttgagaaaaaaaaaatgtcgaTTCAGAGTGAGAATCCTTTGTAGTGGTTTTGGgtcaagagaataaaatatgCCCTTTACAGTTTTTGGGAACAGGTTGGTGTTCCTTTCCTCcctatttagttttgtttaacataaaaaagagtaagaaaaattaaacaggCCGCTGGTTCTTCTGTTTGTGAACTTTGGGGGTCTTGTTTGTGTATCTGGCTGGGTCGGAGGCGCCTAGAGAACAATGCCTGCCCTACTCTGTGGGTGTTTCACAGACCATTGTTTCAGGCAAAGACCCTAACATAGTGCAGGCGCTCAGTGATTACTGCTGAGTTGAATAGGTAAGTATCTTTGGGACTCGAAGGTTAGATAATTGTTTGGATTAAATTAGTTCCTGTTGGAACCATTCCTAAAAATACCACCCAGGCAGTATCTGCCTGCTTACATGTTTTATCAGTGTGTCCCCGTGGATAGTTCAGAGGTGGGTAAAATAAGTGTTCTAGGCTCTTTCTCTTCTAAACACTGATCCTAGGCCAGCCATGCCACATGAATCCATTCTGGGCAAGTGGTCCAGAGTCGCCACTGACTGTGCACCCTTTGGGAAGTTGTTTTACTCCCTGGACATTAGGGTTTTTAGGTGTGAAAGGAGCAGAGGAGGTTTGTGGTTGTAAAGCTCTCCACTTCCCAAATCATCTGTGAATTTTAGATTCTGAGCACCCAGTTTCCACCTTTTGTCCAGATGTAAAGTATCCACCTTCCTCATGGCTTATGGGAATCTGGGCCTATCCTTCTCAACGCCTCGAGACTCTTTAGCAGGCAGGTTTAGGCAGAGGTGTAGTGTGAGACAGTGTAGGCAGTTATAGTTTGGAATAGACCACCCAGGCTTTCCCCACCTTCAGCCTCTGTTGTGAGAGAGAGATGTGAGACCAGACCCCAAGTGGACAATGGGAAGAATAGTGGCCTGGAGGACAAGGTACCCAAGTTCTaatttgtgtgaccttgagcatgtcACTTCTCCTGGATGTCTTTCTAGCTGTGAAGTGAGTGTTCTCGCTCATTAAAACACaaaatcctctttctctgtggGTCTTATTTTCCTCGTTGGTAAAACTGATTAAGGGTTGTGGTGAGGATTAAGGGAGATAATTATGTCAAGAGTCTGATTCAATCTGGTGCATGGAGAATCCTCAGCAAATGATGaactctgatttctttcttttttcagttgtTCTGGAAGACAAgaaggtttgtttttttggtcacACACCACTGGTCCCATGGCTGCCGTGCAGATGGATCCTGAGCTTGCCAAGCGCCTCTTCTTTGAAGGGGCCACCGTGGTCATCCTGAATATGCCCAAGGGGACAGAGTTTGGCATTGACTACAACTCCTGGGAGGTGGGGCCCAAGTTCCGGGGCGTGAAGATGATCCCACCAGGCATCCACTTCTTCCATTATAGCTCTGTGGACAAGGCCAATCCCAGGGAGGTGGGGCCTCGGATGGGCTTCTTCCTTAGCCTGCAGCAGCGGGGGCTGATGGTCCTGCGCTGGAATGCAATTCGAGAAGAGGTAgacctgtccccagccccagagGCTGAGGTGGAGGCCATGAGGGCCAACCTCCAGGAGCTGGACCAGTTCCTGGGACCTTACCCGTATGCCACACTCAAGAAGTGGATCTCACTCACCAACTTCATCAGTGAGGCCACAATGGAGAAGCTGCAGCCTGAGAGCCGGCAGATCTGTGCCTTCTCAGAGGTGCTTCCCGTGCTGTCCATGAAGCACACTAAGGACCGGGTGGAGCAGAATCTACCTCGCTGTGGCACCGAGTGCAAAAGCTACCAGGAGGGCCTGGCCCGGCTGCCAGAGATGAAGCCCAGAGCTGGGACGGAGATCCGCTTCTCAGAGCTGCCCACCCAGACGTACCCGGCAGGTGCCACGCCAGCAGAGATAACCAGGCACAGCATGGACCTGAGTTACGCCTTGGAGACTGTGCTCAGCAAGCACttccccagcagcccccaggaTGTGCTCGGTGAGGAGGAATGAGACTCTCTGGGAGTGGGCCAAGGGACAGGTGTATAGTAGGGGTGTTAGTGTAGGGGCTACATCTTGGATTATCTAGTCCAGTGGTTCCTAAACTTGGCTAAGGAAGCAGTCTGGCCCAGTTCCCCTGGAGACTGATTCAAGGGATGTGGAGTGTGGCCCCAGCAatacctgtctgtctgtccatatAAAAAGCAAGCACCATAGCTGAACCTGATGCAGCCAATCCTGTGTTTGGAAACCACTGATGTGACCCAGcccctcattttatagatcaaGGTTCATAGAGAGAAAGGATTTCGCCAATTATATGGTTGAAATGAGACCAGAGCACAGACAGAGTTCCCATCTGTGTCCTCAGTTTGCTCCTGATTCTTTCAGGGTATTGGTCCCTCTACGGGCTTGGACCAGGATGgcgattttttaaaatacctctgttgtttttattgttgtctttttcccttattgcaaaaataatatatggtcatcagagaagcaaaacaaataaaagttcacTCTCAGTTCCCACCATCTAGAAATaaccttttttaacattttggtgtatTAACTTTTCGTCTTTtacgtatgtatgtatctgtgtgcaGTATCTCATTTCCATCTCAGAATACTTCTATGAATttccttttagtctttttttccttttactcaatTATATGTGCTtgtataaatgatattttacaaaaacaagattacagtatattattttgttattttaaaatctactttaggGCGCCTGGGTTAAAATCTACTTTAgggtgcagtcggttaagtgtctggctttggctcaggtcatgatctcatggttcgtgggttcgagctccgcattgggctctatgctgatgacagctagctcagagccaggagcctgcttcggattctgtgtctccctctctctctgaatctcccctgctcgtgctgtcgctcaaaaaaaacaacaacaacaacaacccataAAATTGactttaatataaacattttcctaTGTCATTGAAACAGTCCCTTCTCTAATGTGGCTGCTTATGTGCCATGGTTCTTGAACTGGCCCCCTGTCGATGGACCTTTAAGATGTCCCTGTTTTCTCTGCTGTGAGTGTCATCTAGTGAACATCCTTGTGTGTACTTAGACATACATTTAGggctgaaattattaaaaaaaatttttttaatgtttatttttgagaaagagagagagaggggagaggcagacacagaatcagaagcaggctccgagctccgagctgtcagcacagagcccaacgtggggcttgaactcacgaaccatgagatcataacctgtgctgaagtccagtgccccactgactgagccaccaaggcgcccccagaGCTGAAATTGTTGATCACAGGGAGCAGGTTGCCCGGTGGGGTGAGGCTGTTGCGCAGCACCTCTGAAATGGCGATTTAGCAAAGGCCTCTTCCAATTGGATGGTTGGAGAATGATGTCTtgtttgaatttatatttctttgcttGCTAGTGACAGCAAACATTTGTCACAgctatttatgttttttcttttacaaattgtccaggtatttgcatatttttctgttggaAGACCAATGAGAAATTTGAATATAGGGCACTTTGTGTCATTGGCTTGTGGATAAAAGGGCACATTTTAATGGGTGCGTATTAATGCATTACACAGTATTATCATTTGATGAGTAACACTTGAAATTCTGGCTTAGAAATGAACAGAAATCGTTTTCTACCTCTTAAACATTTTAGTTCTCCAAAGTAATCTTGTGAACGGTCTGTTGCAGGGATAACTTTATATCTTTGTGACAgctctttgaaattatttctgatCTCATAACTTAATTTTAGACTAGGCCAGAAATGCATGAAATTAAGTAAGTGCCCTAAATTCAGAAAATAAGCTCCTATTTCCACAACTAACCAGGTAAAGCCAACTGTAGAAGTAAACCATTAACCTCAATCATACAAAGAAAATTTGACTGTGTCTTAAAAATATCAGTCAGACATATACTATCTGGACCTGGCAGCTAGTCACACTTAGTTCCACAAGCCTAGCAATAGGGAACTAGTTTTTCAGGTCTCTGGAGGGGACAGAGATCAAACAGCATGCATTTAAAGACGTACTTGGTGTTGAGTGCATCTGTTCTTTTTATGGCCTGCATGTAGGTATAACACCACAAAAGCCCTCATTAAATTTGATGCCAGAGAGAATGTCTCTCATCAGCAGCAGTATGTCTTGGCAACGAGAGACCTAGTTGTGTGCCCAAGGACAGTGGCTTCTGGATCATGAGGGCTCTTTGTTTGAGACAAGCATCTGGTGGAAACGTGGGAATAATAATCACTGATATTTCTTGAGTGCTCCTTTGTGCCAGACATTAttcttctaaatgctttacatatacTATATTGATTCATTTCATCTTTACCACAGCCCTCAATTAAGGAAATTGAGGTATAAACAGAttgagaaacttgcccaaggtcacacagctgtgaaaggtagagctgagatttgaactcaggtagTTTGGTTCCAGAGCTGTTCACAGAGATCAAATTACAGAGCCCTTTGGGTAAGCAAATACAAGTGATTTGGGCTGACAGGCTAAGCCTGGAACAAGTACTCACgaattttcttcttctggggGGCTCTGGAATTGTTGTTACCCAGTAGGAAATCTGTTTTATCTTTCTATTGTTCCCACTGGCAAGCATgagatgtgtgaccttgggcaagtcccttgacttcatctgcaaaatgagacaAATACCACCTTCCCTGAACACCTTGTGGAGTTGGGCTGAGGATTACATGATGTAGTACAGCATTTCCCCGGCCTTGGGACAGGCCATCTGCGTCAGAATCACCCGGGGAGCTTTTTAGAGCTGCAGATAGTGATGCTCCATCTTCTGTCCTCAACCAGGATCTCCGTGGGTGCGGCTTGGGCAGCTTCATCTTTAATAAGCCCTCCTAGTAATTCTGTTGGGCAGCCAAGTTTGGGATCTGCCTGACATAATATGCACGGACACATTTGGTAAACACCTCAAGTGCCAGGCAAATACTAGGTGTCCCTCTTCTTTTGTAGTCTGAATTTACAAAACCACAGTTTGTTTTTTCGTGGCTTGAGTTTATAGCAGTTCAGCAAACTTTTACTTAGCATCTGCTCAGTGCAAACCCTCACCTAGTCGGAGTGTTCTGCAGGAGTGCAGGGACACAAGGCCACCACCCACTGCTGAGGTCCAGTAGACTTGGCAGCCTTGTACCATCAGCCGGCACCGCACTGTCTAAGGACCGTTCTCTCTCGGCCTTTCAGGTGAACTCCAGTTTGcatttgtctgctttctcctgggGAACGTGTACGAGGCATTCGAGCACTGGAAGCGGCTCCTGAACCTCCTGTGCCGCTCCGAGGAAGCCATGGCGAGGCACCACACCCTCTACATCAACCTCATCTCCATCCTGTACCACCAGCTCGGCGAGATCCCCGCCGACTTCTTTGTGGACATTGTCTCCCAGAACAACTTCCTCACCAGCACCTTACAGGTGAGCTGTCTTTTGCTGACACCCATGGGGCTCAGAATCAAGGCTAGGGTGGGTGAAAGCGCCCTGGGATGGTTACTCTTTGTTTCAGTTTCCTGCTTCTCTCTGAGTTCCTTGATGCCAGAGACCCTCTCTCTGTACCACCATCTCCCTGCCTTGCTCCTAGAGTGCCACACAGTGGGGTACTTGGCATTTGAATCACTTCTACTTTTGTGAGTTATTCAGCTCAAAACTGTAGCCATAAGTTGGTACAACCCAGTAGGACAGAGTTTTGAAGCTTGTTATTTCCAGGGAAACATCTGCAGCTCCTTAGATCTCATTTAAGCATTAAAGTAACTTTGATTTCCTGTTCAAACAAAACGTGCCAGTTTCTGCAGACATTCTCTGacagaaaaagtgaaatttgCTTTTAACTTGGCAATTAAATTTTCATTATGAGTGGTAATTAGGGAAGAAGCTTCAAACAACTTACAATCTTCATCCTGTGCTATTTCCTCCCTTTGCAAATAGATTAGCTTCCTTTATGTTCTTGGGACAGCTTCTGTCACTCACACTTTGTAACTTTCTCAAATGTAGAAGAGGCAGAAGCTGCAAACTGTTAATGTCCATACTTTTGTTTCCTGAGCTGCTTTTTTCTCCCTGTGTGTGATACCCCTGTGAGGCCCACTCCTTACAAGGTGGCTACTCATTAGCCTCCCACACCCACCCGGGGTGAGAGGAATTCAGGGGACGCCTGTTGAGTATCAGGCATCATGTCTATCATGCTTCTTGGGTTCCCTCATTTAATCCAGCTGGCGCCCTTCAAGGGCAAGGAGGATTATTTCCTGTTTACAAATGAGAACATtgagactcagaaaggttaagtcatTTAtgtaaggtcacacagctggtaagtggcagagtcaggatttgaacccaggcctgagTCTTGTGCTTCTGCCCCTGTGTACTGCATATAACGTAGATCCCTCCAGGAAGGATTCTTAATTGTCATTAGTGGGGACACCACTAGGGGCTTACTTCTCAGAGGTAAGGGACACTTTTCTAGAAACAACACACTGTTGGAAGAATCCCTGTGAGCAGGCAGCTGACAAAACTCTGGCAGTTGCAGGACTTGTGCAGACCACGGGACACGTTGGTCAGGTGATGGTTTGAGCCTGGCGTATTCCACTTCAGAAGAGTTCCAAAATTGCTCTTTTACTGGCTTTTGATATAACAGAGGAATTAAATCCCTTTATATTTCTTCCCAAGGGGAAGTTACTGGGTTGTGTGAGCCAGTAACCAGTGAGGGGTGAGAAGGGGCATCCGCTTGTGGCAGTGGCCCATGAGAATGACGTGCCACCCTTGTGATGTGTGTTAATGCTGTCACACAAACATAGGAGGGCCACACTGAGTCATTGGCTGTCCTGACCATTGTCAGCACAGCCAACAGCTGAGCTTTAACTGCTGAAGCTGTGTTGCCAGCAATGATTTAGGAAGCAGAGAGGACCCAGCTGGATTGCTAGATGCCCAGGTGGAGTATGCAAAGCTGATTGTTGGAAGAATTCTGTCTTTGGACTTTTTTACCAAGAACACTGGTTTTCAGTTTTTGGAAAAATCCAGGATATGtacctttaagaaaatatatcaacTCCTATTTTTGAGCATCCTGCCTCTATATACAATACTTTCCTGACAGTGTTGAGGGTTACATATGTCATTTAGTCAGGGTTCCTGCCCTCAAGAGAGTTATTCATTGATTTAGCAGGTATTTGCTGAGCATGTGCTGTATTCGAGGCCCTGTTGTAGGGCGGGGAATAGAGCTTTGAACAAGACAGAGTCCCTGACGTGCATCTTCTAtttggtgggaaagtaaacaaatgaattgACCCAAGTCCCTCCAGACAGCATTGTTTAGAAGGCAGTCATGCCCTAGGGCCATTTACCTGAAGCGGGCCCTGAGATGCACGGGTCTGGCTCCCGTGCCCACCCGGTCAGTCCACCTGGGTCTCATGCTGCCTCCTGAGTTGCTGCTCTGACATGAGGCAGACGTGACACATGCAGACGTGATCCTTGTTCTCTGCAGCTCCTCGTTGTCTAGAAAGTTCAAAGCCCAAGCATAGGTCACAAGGCCCATTCTGATCTGGCTCCTGAGCTGTTCTCCagcttctcctccctctctgttttccccGTGTCAACTCTAGCCACGTTCCCTGCATGTTCCCACACGTGCCATGTGGTTTCAGGCCCCCTTTT encodes:
- the AAR2 gene encoding protein AAR2 homolog isoform X1, yielding MNTYSECSRSSFSSCSGRQEGLFFWSHTTGPMAAVQMDPELAKRLFFEGATVVILNMPKGTEFGIDYNSWEVGPKFRGVKMIPPGIHFFHYSSVDKANPREVGPRMGFFLSLQQRGLMVLRWNAIREEVDLSPAPEAEVEAMRANLQELDQFLGPYPYATLKKWISLTNFISEATMEKLQPESRQICAFSEVLPVLSMKHTKDRVEQNLPRCGTECKSYQEGLARLPEMKPRAGTEIRFSELPTQTYPAGATPAEITRHSMDLSYALETVLSKHFPSSPQDVLGELQFAFVCFLLGNVYEAFEHWKRLLNLLCRSEEAMARHHTLYINLISILYHQLGEIPADFFVDIVSQNNFLTSTLQVFFSSACSVAVDATLRQKAAKFQAHLTKKFRWDFEAEPEDCAPVVVELPEGVESG
- the AAR2 gene encoding protein AAR2 homolog isoform X3 produces the protein MNTYSECSRSSFSSCSGRQEGLFFWSHTTGPMAAVQMDPELAKRLFFEGATVVILNMPKGTEFGIDYNSWEVGPKFRGVKMIPPGIHFFHYSSVDKANPREVGPRMGFFLSLQQRGLMVLRWNAIREEVDLSPAPEAEVEAMRANLQELDQFLGPYPYATLKKWISLTNFISEATMEKLQPESRQICAFSEVLPVLSMKHTKDRVEQNLPRCGTECKSYQEGLARLPEMKPRAGTEIRFSELPTQTYPAGATPAEITRHSMDLSYALETVLSKHFPSSPQDVLGELQFAFVCFLLGNVYEAFEHWKRLLNLLCRSEEAMARHHTLYINLISILYHQLGEIPADFFVDIVSQNNFLTSTLQEISFFSAKEAMCILRAHSWAPVSLAMGPT
- the AAR2 gene encoding protein AAR2 homolog isoform X2, which gives rise to MNTYSECSRSSFSSCSGRQEGLFFWSHTTGPMAAVQMDPELAKRLFFEGATVVILNMPKGTEFGIDYNSWEVGPKFRGVKMIPPGIHFFHYSSVDKANPREVGPRMGFFLSLQQRGLMVLRWNAIREEVDLSPAPEAEVEAMRANLQELDQFLGPYPYATLKKWISLTNFISEATMEKLQPESRQICAFSEVLPVLSMKHTKDRVEQNLPRCGTECKSYQEGLARLPEMKPRAGTEIRFSELPTQTYPAGATPAEITRHSMDLSYALETVLSKHFPSSPQDVLGELQFAFVCFLLGNVYEAFEHWKRLLNLLCRSEEAMARHHTLYINLISILYHQLGEIPADFFVDIVSQNNFLTSTLQVFFSSACSVAVDATLRQKAAKFQAHLTKKFRK
- the AAR2 gene encoding protein AAR2 homolog isoform X4, with product MAAVQMDPELAKRLFFEGATVVILNMPKGTEFGIDYNSWEVGPKFRGVKMIPPGIHFFHYSSVDKANPREVGPRMGFFLSLQQRGLMVLRWNAIREEVDLSPAPEAEVEAMRANLQELDQFLGPYPYATLKKWISLTNFISEATMEKLQPESRQICAFSEVLPVLSMKHTKDRVEQNLPRCGTECKSYQEGLARLPEMKPRAGTEIRFSELPTQTYPAGATPAEITRHSMDLSYALETVLSKHFPSSPQDVLGELQFAFVCFLLGNVYEAFEHWKRLLNLLCRSEEAMARHHTLYINLISILYHQLGEIPADFFVDIVSQNNFLTSTLQVFFSSACSVAVDATLRQKAAKFQAHLTKKFRWDFEAEPEDCAPVVVELPEGVESG